CGAAGACGCGAAGAGAGCCGTGGCGAGGGTCGCGAGTCCGAACACACGGACCATGGCTGCACTCCGTAGGGAAGATCCTGCTGTGGCCGGTGTGGCCTCGGCCACGAACATCGCCCCGGACCCCGCGCGGCCGAGTCCGGGGTCGAAGAGCCGGGGGCCGGCGTCGAATAGAGGAGAGGCGGGTGGCCGGCGCAAGCGCACGCCGCGACGGCGAGGGGTCGCAGAGCGGAGCCGGCGGTGGGCCCGGCGCGTGGCGAGCGCCGCCCGAGCCCTTCCCATCGGCCCGTTCATCCGTGCATACTGCACGGCAGCCCAGGCGGGCACCGGCGCGGACTCACTGGGAATCGCGGACCCATGACCATCACTCGAGATGCGCTTCGCCGGGCCGGCGAGCCCGGCGCGCGAGCCACGGATCCCGGAGGCCACAGGACGACGGCGTGGGCTTGGGCGAGGCACCGGGCGGCGGATCGGATCGCCTCGGTGCCCCGTCCGGCCGTCGTTCTCGTCACTCTCGGCCTGGCCGTGTTGGCTTTCGGCGGCTGCGCTGGCGCCGACGCCGGCGGCCGCGCGCTTTGGACGACGACGGTGGACACCTTGCCGGACGGCCGCGTCCACGTCGTGAACACGCCGCCCGATGCCGGGATCCGACCGACCTGGATGATCGTGCCCGTCCTGAGGATCGGCTCGGCCGACGACGACGGCGCGGCGGCCTTCGGCCAGGTCAAGGGCATCGTCGCGACGGAGGATGGCCGCATCGCGGTGCTGGACGCGCAGGCGCAGGAGATCCGCGTCTTCGCACCCGACGGCAAGCACCTCCGCACGTTCGGCCGCAAGGGGAGCGGGCCGGGGGAGCTGGAGAACGCGAACGGCATGGTGCTCGGCCCGGACGGACTGATCCGCGTCCACGACCCCGCCAACGCGCGCATCTCGTTCTTCGACCCGGACCGGGGGTTCATCCGCTCGCACCGCATCCAGGTCGGGAGCTGGGGCTGGATCTGGGAGGGCGTGGTGGACGCCGCAGGCAGGGTGTGGGAGCCCCAGTTCCTCATCGTGGACGACGAACGGTGGGAGGTGCTCCGGGCCTATGACCCGGCGGGCCACTGGGCCAAGACCATTCCGCTGAAGAAGTGGGACCAGAACCGGTCCGACGCGCCGGGGTGGTACCGCTGGGCCATCCCGAACGGCGAACAGTTCGCGCCGGTTCCGTTCTGGCCGCAGGGCGACGGACTCTACGACCCACGCGGCTTTCTCTGGCACAAGCGACCGGACGAGAACGACTACCGCATCTTCCGCATCACGCCCCCGTCCGACACGACGCTGGTGCTCGAGAGCCGCCGGCCAGCCGTGCCCGTCACGGCGGCGGAGCGCGACTCCGCGATCGCAGCCCTCCGCAGGCAGGGCGCCCACGGCCTCGATTGGTCGAGGATCCCCGGCGAGAAGCCGATCGTGCAGTCGCTCTTCGTGGACGACACCGGGCGCCTCTGGGTCCGCGTCACCACGCCGGACACGCTGACCACGTTCGACGTCTACCTGCCCGATGGCCGCTACGAAGGCACGGCGGTGACCTCGCTGAACATCCCCGCCTGGTGGAAGCCGCTCGTCCGCGGCGACCGGTTCTACACCCTCGTGACGGACGAGCTCGACGTCCCGTACGTCGTGCGTGCCCGGATCAGGCGGATCAGCGAGTAGGGCACGGGGCGCGGCAAACCGACCGCGCCAGCCGCCCCGCCCCACCCGCCCCTCGCCACACACCGGAAACCGGCCCATATTCCGCGCCGCGCCGGATCCGACGGCGGACACGGACCCTCGCGGACGGAGCTCGGGGAACGGTCGATGGCGTGGGGCATCCTGATCATCGCCGGTTTGCTGGAGGTCGGCTGGGCCGTCGGCCTCAAGTACGCGGAAGGCTTCACCCGGCTGTGGCCGACGGTCTGGACGGCGGTGTCCCTGGTGGGGAGCATGGTCCTGCTCGGCGTCGCGGTCCGCTCCCTGCCCCTCGGAACCGCCTACGCGGTCTGGACCGGGATCGGCACCACCGGCACCGCCATCCTCGGCATCATCCTCTTCGACGAGCCCGCCAGCGCGTTCCGGTTGGCGTGCATCGCGCTCATCGTGGCGGGCATCATCGGGCTACGGCTCGCGTCCCCCTCGTAGCCCCCGCGGCGGCGGCCCCAGGCGGGTGGCTCGGATCCTGCCGCGTCACGCCCGACGACCACGGCCTGTCGGCCGCCGTCGAGGCGGCAGACCGACCGAGGCCCGCCGGGCGCCACCGAGGTGGAGGAGCGATCATGCGGCAGGAGGATGACCGGCACCGGAGCAGAGGCGCGACGCCGCGCGGCGACAGCGGGCGCGTCGAGCCGCCCCGCGACCCGGAAACGCGCACGCCCGAGACACCCGAGATCGAACAGCCGAAGGAGCCCGCGCGGATCACGCAGCCGCCCGAGGAGCCCCAGACCGAGCCGCCCGCCTCGCCGTCCGTCCTTCCACCCGCCGAGCCGGAGGTCGAGCCGCCGGAACGCCGGGAAGGAGAGGAAGTGACCCCGGAACGACCGCCGCCCCCGGAATGACCCGGTGGAGCCGCCTGCCCATCCGCACCCGGCGTACGCGCCCGCTCACAGGCGGAACTCGCGGATCAAGCGCTTCTCCTGCTCGGCCTCGATCCGCGCCTCCACCTCGATGTACTGCTCGATCCCGCTGCCGGTCAGCTTGCCGCGCAGGAGCTGGTCGAGCTGGAAGAGCCCCGCCGAGTTGGACATCTCGATCGAGACGCGCACCGGCTTCGTCTCGCCCGCCGTAATGTGCACCGCCTCGATCGCCGCCGCGGAGACCGAGTGGATGCTCGTCGAGCCCGCCTCGAACGGGATCCTCGACCGCCCCTTCGCCAGGTCCAGCGCATCCGCGATCCGCACCACCCCGGCCTCCACCGTCAGCGGCCGGCCGCCGGAGCGGTGCGCGATGATCGCCTGGAGCACCTCGGAGCGCAGGATCGTCGCCGTCGCGACGTCGTAGACCTCGCCCAGCAGACTCGCCAGCTTGGGTTGCGCCACGAACAGCGAGTACGTCTCGTGCTCCGGCCGCGCGATGGAGAGCCCGACGTCGTGGAACAACGCGCCCAGCGCGACCACCACCTCCGCGTCCTCCACATCCAGCCCATACGTCGCCACCACCGACGGCGAGACGCCGCCTTCGACGAGCAGGCGCAGCAACTTCACCGCGATGTTCATCACGATCTTCACGTGCACCGGCCCGTGGTCCGTCATGCCGAGCCGATCGATCGCGTTGACGTTCGCGGCGATCCAGAGCGCGTAGAGCTCGTCGTCCGCGTTCACCCGCTCGAGGATCCGCGCCAGCTTGGGGTTGTGCCGCGCCGGCACCGCCATAACGATCCGGTTCGCGAACCGCTCCGGGATCGTCCGTGGGACGGCACCTGAAGATGAGTTCCGCGTTCCGGGTCCTTCCGCCACGCTGACCCTCCGTGCCCGGGGGATCTCGCTCGCGCCACGATCCTGCGCGCCCGCGCGTACGCCCGCAAGCCCGCACGGCGCTCCACCATCCCGGCCAAGACGCGCTCGCCGGCGTGCGGCGCCGGGCGCGGTGCGGC
This portion of the bacterium genome encodes:
- a CDS encoding quaternary ammonium compound-resistance protein SugE, which translates into the protein MAWGILIIAGLLEVGWAVGLKYAEGFTRLWPTVWTAVSLVGSMVLLGVAVRSLPLGTAYAVWTGIGTTGTAILGIILFDEPASAFRLACIALIVAGIIGLRLASPS
- a CDS encoding phosphohydrolase — protein: MPARHNPKLARILERVNADDELYALWIAANVNAIDRLGMTDHGPVHVKIVMNIAVKLLRLLVEGGVSPSVVATYGLDVEDAEVVVALGALFHDVGLSIARPEHETYSLFVAQPKLASLLGEVYDVATATILRSEVLQAIIAHRSGGRPLTVEAGVVRIADALDLAKGRSRIPFEAGSTSIHSVSAAAIEAVHITAGETKPVRVSIEMSNSAGLFQLDQLLRGKLTGSGIEQYIEVEARIEAEQEKRLIREFRL